The genomic window GGTGCGGATCCGGTGCGCAAGGGCCGGCCCTGGAGCCTGCCCCTGGAGGACCGCGTGCTCCTGGTCGCCGCTTACTGGCGAACGAACCTGACCCTGCGCCAACTGGCCCCACTCTTCGGGGTGTCGAAGTCGGCGGCAGACCGCATCGTCGACCACCTCGGTCCCACGCTCGCGCTCCAGCAGCGCAAACGGTTCCGCAAGGACACCGTGCTGATCGTGGACGGCACCCTGGTCCCCACCCGCGACCACACCGTCGCCGAGCAGTCGAAGAACTACCGCTACTCCACCAACCACCAGGTCGTCATCGACGCCGACACCCGACTGGTCGTCGCCGTCGGCAAGCCCTTGCCCGGCAACCGCAACGACTGCAAGGCATGGGAACTGTCCGGCGCCAAAACCGCCGTGGGCAACACCACAGTGATCGCAGACGGCGGCTACCGGGGAACCGGCCTGCTCATCCCGCACCGCCGCGAACCCGGCCAGACCGAACTCCCCGACTGGAAGGAAGAACACAACGCCTCCCACCGCAAAGTCCGCGCCCGCGTCGAGCACGCCTTCGCCCGCATGAAGACCTGGAAGATCCTCCGAGACTGCCGATTGAAAGGCGACGGCGTCCACCACGCCATCCTCGGCATCGCCCGCCTACACAACCTCACCCTCACCGGATAACAGAGAACTGAGCTGGTCGACCAGCACGCCGTAGATCATTTACGGGACAACGCTTAGAGTGCCCGACTCCGGTGGTCCGGAGGTCGTAGACTTTCGCCCGGACGTTCACCGCCAACTCCTGGCGTTCATCCCCGGATCACATGTGTTCGGGGAGCCGCTCCGGACCGCCGGAACCAGGAGGTACGCATGGAGGACGACCGACCGGACTGGGGCTTCTGGACCCTCGTCATCGCCATCATGGAGTTGCTGCTCACGGCGTCGACGCGGCGCTAGCGCCCAGCCCGGTCACTGCAAGGGACCGTCTCCCGTGGCCTGGGGGGCGGTTTCTTATTTTCGTTCCTGTCTTCCTGTTCCTGCACGACAACGCACTCAGTCGTAAGTTGCCGCAAACTCAATGTATCACCGGGATTTGAAATCTCTGTTCTGTACCAGGGCGGTTGGGCCTGGAGGCATGTCCCGTCGCAGATCGCCGTCCAGGCCCCTTCTCGGGCTTGTTTCAGAGCCACTGTCCGTTCGGCCAACCAGAGTTGGTGCTCGGTCGGCCCGAGAGGATGCCTAGGTTTCGATCTGGCGACCTTCAACGTCCCGACGAGGCCCAGCTTTGCCTCTCGCCGCGTCGTCGGCCGCGCCAGACGTCGACCTTCTCCTCAAGCAGCACCCGGGCGCCATCTGAGCCCTTCACGTACGAGGGGATCCATGACTGCCGGCGCTCACCGACCGGCCAGGCCCGAACGCCTGGTTGCGCCGCTCGGACTCTTGGCGGCGACCGGGCCGCGACTGCCCCTGGTCGCCGGGGTGCCGTGCCAGGCCTATTCGTCGGCCTCTTCTGCGTACTCAAGGCGGGCCCCGGTCTGCTCGGCGGCCCGGGTGCAGGTCCGGCGGCGCCAGGACGCCGACCACCGCGCGCCGGGATGCGTACCCTGACCGCCTCGTCAGCACCGTAGGTGAACATCACGGCGTCGGCAGCACGCGGATTCTGAGGATCGGCGCAAACGGGGTGCCCTCCCCATAGCGGGAGGGCACCCGTAAGGACCGTCAGCGGTTTGGGGCAGAGGTCGTGATCTTAGTGGCGGCCGTGGTGCCGGTGGTCCCCGCGGTGGTGACCCCAGCGGCCGTGGTGCCGGTGGTCGTCGCGGTGATGGCCCCAACGGTGGTCGTTGCGGTGGTCGCGGTGATGGCCCCAGCGACCGTCGCCCCGGCGGTCGTCACGGTCACCCCGGCGGTCGTCGCGGCCGTGGCGCCCGTGGTCGCCACCACGGTCGTGACCACGGTCGTACGAGGCATGAGGTACCGCCGAAGGTGCGGTGGCTGCGCTGGCGGCAGTGGCGCCGCCCATCAAGACGACGGCCGCGACGCCCAGTGCGGCGGCAAAGCGGGAAACCCGCATTCCGTGCTCCTTTCACGGCAGGTGCCTGATGCGCCTGCCCCGGGTTGGACGCGGCGATAATCCCATCCGAAATGCACCACTAAGTCCGAATCATCATGAAAGGCGCCCCATATGACGAACTGCCTCCGAGTCGGGAACCGGCCCCCAGCGTGTCGGCGTCACGCGCGCACGCGTACGGGCGGCACCCCCTCATTCGTCAGGGTGAACTGCCTTCGCGCCCATGCCCCGCCATGTGGCGCAGGGCGGCACCACTCAAGGCGCGCCGCGCGGCGACAAGGCTGCGCCACCGGTCGGCGGGTGGAGTACTGGCTGTCGAAAACATCGCGCCGGGGGTCATCCTCCAGGGGTAAGCCGGCCATGCAGTGGGTGGTGCGCTCCCCGCCCGGCACCGAAACAACTGAAACGTTGCCTCCCCCAGAAGAAGACCCGTACGTGATTAGTACGGCTTACGTACGCCATCCGTACGGTTAATGGGGTAGAGTGGAGGGCAGGAGGTGTCCATGTCCGAGATGTTCGACGCGGTCGACGCGCTGGTCGCGTCCCGTTCCCCGCTGCCGCCGGCGGCGGAGCGGAAGCGCCTGCGGGTCGCGCACGGCCTGACGCTGGACGCCGTCGCCGCCGCGCTGAAGGTGCGCCGGGCCACGGTGTCCGGCTGGGAGTCGCTCACGAAGCCGACCGAGCCCCGCGGCCCGGAACGCGAGGCATACGCGCGCCTGCTGCAACAGCTCGCGGAGTTCTACCCCGCCCCGCAGGAGCCGGCCGTCCCGGTGCCCGCCACGTTCACCGGCTCGACCGCCCCCGAGCCGGAGACCGCCGCGCCGGTGGAGGCTCCCGCCGCCCCGGCCGTACCCGAGCGTCCCGCCCGCCCGGCCGTACGAGCGGCGACGTCGCGGCGTCCGGCGGCGAAGAAGGCGGCCAAGTCGGCCGTTGACCCGCGCTTCCCGCACGGCCCGCTCGCCGTACTGGACGGTGACGGCTCCGCGTATGGGATCGACGGCATCGTGCTCGACTGCCCCGCGACCACGATCCCGGAGCTCGTCGAGTGGACCCTCAAGGAGTCCGGGCTCGGCGCTGTGAAGTTGCACCGCAACGGCAAGGACTCCGACCCGCTGATCGTGCTCACCGCCGCGGCCGCCGTGAAGCTCGGACTGCCGGAGCGCCTGGAGGGCCACGAGCAGCGCCGCTCCCTGCGCCTGCCCGAGGACCATCCCGTGGTCAAGCAGGTCACCCGCGCGAAGTGGAAGTTGACGCAGCGCGGGTTCGGGCCGTGGGCGCGGATCTACCGCCCGGCGCAGGCCGGGCAGCGGCAGTGCGTGCAGCTCGCCGTCATGTCCTGGGACGCGCTCGACTCGCGGTCATGGCCGGGCGTGGCAGAGATGGAGCCGGCCGACGTCGCCCGCGGCCTCGGCGTCTACGCCCAGCGGGTCATCACCCCGCGCGGGTCGACCGCCGTCTCGGGCCTCGAGCTGATGACGGCACTGCGCCCGCCCACGAAGGCCGTGCAGGACCCCGCGACCGGCAACTGGATCTCCGGCCACAACCCCGGCTCGCTCGGAACTGAGCCGATGGACCCGGCGCCGCCGGAAGCCACCCCCGAGCACCCCGTGGTCGTGAACTCAGGCTGGACAGGCGGGTTCCTCGATGAGGAGGCGTACCAGTGGGTGCGCGACATCGACCTGCTCACCGGCGAGGATACGACGCTCCCCTACGCGGTCGGCCTGGACCTCAACACCGCCTTCCTTGCCTCGGCCGCCAGGCTCACGGTGGGCCTGTCCGGTCCCGAACACTTCTACCAGCCGCAGTTCAACCCGAAGATCCCCGGCAGCTGGCTCGTGGACCTCTCCCACATCCAGCTGGACCCGCGCCTGCCCAGCCCGTTCACCCCGTCCGGCGACCGGCCGACCGGCCCGGCCTGGTACCAGACGCACACCGTCGCCTACGCCCAGGAGCTCGGCTACGACGTCCACCCGATCGAGGCGTACCTGCGCCGGCAGACCGGCGCGTACCTGGATCCGTGGCACGACCGCCTCAAGACCGCCTACGTCGACACCCTCGCCGACCTCGGCGTCACCAAGGACCTGGACGACGCCGAGTTCCTCACCGCGATGGAACGACACAAGGACGTCGAACCAGCCCTGAGCGCGGTGCTCGCCGCGATCAAGGCCACCGTGAAGGGCGGCGTGGGCAAGCTCCGCGAGCGGCCGCAGGGCCGCCATTACAAGCAGGGCGAGCGATGGCCGGCCCTGGAGCGCCCGACCTGGCGCCCCGACATCCGCGCCGCCGTCATCTCCAAGGCGCGGGTCAACATGCACCGCAAGATGGTCAAGATGGCGGAGTTCACCGGCCTGTACCCGCTGGCCGTCCTGTCCGACTGCGTCGTCTACCCCTCCCCGGGGAAGTCGCCTCTGGATTTCCTGCCCTACAGCGCCTCCGGCAAGCCGATCCCCGGCGCCTTCCGCCTCGGACCCACCCCGGGCCTGGCCAAGGTGGAGGGAGTCCAGGAGATGGCCTGGGCGGTCGACCTGATGGAGCAGGGCCTCAACCCGGCCCGCCACATCAAGGGCGGCGACGCCGTCCTGGACGAAGGCGAGTAGCACCGTGACCGCCCACACCGGCACGTCACCGGAGGCCGACGCGGGGCTCGAGCGAACCGTTGACCGGCTCGAAGCGCGTATGGAGACCCTGCAGTTCTCCGTACGCGCTTGCCGCCCTCGGCGCGGTTTGCGCTGTGGTGGCGTGACCTGCGCGAAACACGCGAGACCTGGCACCGGCCGGTCGACCCCAACGGCCAGGACTACACCCTCGAAGGGAGCTGAACTATGGCAAGAGAGATCGAGGACGCCATCGAGCGCGCCAGCTGGGAGTCGTTCACCCAGGAACCGCCCAAAACACTCAAGGGCCAGATCAACTTCCTGCTCAGGCAGATGAAGTCCGCCAAGGCCATCGCCGAGGAGCTGGGCATCACAGCCGACTCCGTGAACCGCTATCGGCGCGGTGCCCGCAGGCACCCCCCAAGGACATCCAGCAGAAGATCGACGCAGCCGTACTGGCCCGCTGGCAGCCCGGCGTGCGCAAGCGCCGGCGCAAGCACGCCGCCACCAGCACCGGCATCACGGTCGAGACTCGGGCCCGCTTCGGCTACACCGCGCCGATTGGCACCACCGACGACGGCCGCTTCCGCCGCCTCACCGTCCACCTCCCCCCGGCGTACGCGCAGCGCCTGTTCGACGCCCGCGACTCGGGTGCCAGCGACCAGCAGATGCGTGAAATCGTCGCCGAGGGGTTCAAGGAAATCTATTTCCAGGACGGCGGTGCTCGCGCCGTGGGCCTGTCGGACGTCGCCATTAACGACATCGACTATTTGGATCTCGACTACTGAACTAGGGGAAAATCGTGACCACGGAATTTCCGGCTGAGCTAAAGCACGATAGTTGTCACCAAGGCAGGCGTGCTGTCACCAGGGCCACCGGGGGGCGAGTGCTGAGCAGGGTTCTGGACCGCGGTGCAGTCTCAGCTGTCCACCCCGGCTTCCCACTTGCGTCGGCGCAGCACGTGGTCGCTGAAGAGGTGTCGGCTCCGGTCGAGCAGTTCACCCACCTCCGCGTCGCCTCGCTGCCCGTCCGGTGACGGATGCCAGTGCTGCACTGATTGCGCGGCCCAGGTGCGCAGCTTCATATCCGGGTCCTCAAACAGACCGACCGCCGCCCGTAGCGCCACGATGCCGCCGCGTGCGTCGAGCAGCCGGAATGCGCCGACGCGGACGTGCCGCGGTCGCTCGGAGCTGGTGCGCTCCAGTAGCCAGTCGGCGGGCAGTTCCTTGGCCGAGGGCAGCAGGGCGGCGGCGGTCTCGCGGACGACACCGGCGGCAGGGTCGTCCACGAGCGGCCGCAACTGCTTCACATCCGCGCAGTCCAGTGCCCGCAGCCCTGCCACCGCTCGCGCCCGCACCCCGGCCGTCGGGTGCACGAGCAGCGGCCGCAGTAGCCTGGCGTCCGCGCGGTTCCCGCACTCGGCAAGCCCGATGACCGCACCGGGCGGCAACTCGGGGTCGTCCGGTGCCGTGCACCGCTCTCGGTACCAGGCCGTCGGGTCACCGCCCTGCTGTCGTACGACATACCGGGCGCAAGCGCGCACGAGCGCGGAACGGTCGCTGAGAAACGGCTCCGCCTGCTTTGACCGTCCCGCCCGTCTCAGCGCGGTGACGCCGGCCGAACGGGTACGCGGGTTGCGTGCGGACAGCAGTGGAGGCAGTACATCCTCGTAGGCCTCATCCCCCAGAGCCGTGAGCGCCGCTGTGGCACACAGGTCCTGGACCACGGTGTCCTGGACCACGGTGTCCTGGTCCCCGGCGGCCGCGCGGGCCAGCTCAGCGGGACAGAGTAGTCGGCCCTCGATGGCCAGCCGGTACGCGAACCGCCGGACGATGCGGTCGGGGTCAGCGAAGAGAACAGCGAGCTGCCCGCGGGATGCCTGGCGCAGGATCTGGCCGAGCGCATCGACGCCGAAGGCACCTCTGTCGCGGCGGCCGACGCGGAGGATGAGCGGCACGAGGTCGAGGGCAGAGTCCACGTTCAGGGCCTCGCGCAGCAACTGCCGGGCGTGCTCGCGCACCGGGCCGACCCAATCGGCGCAGCGGATCACGACCAACGGCAGCAGACCGGGGTATCGGACCGACTGGCGCACCGCCTCCTGACGGATCCGCCCGTCGCGGTGGCAGAGGGCGAGTGCGAGCCGAGACTCGCCGAGCTGAGTCAGGTCGGTGGGCAGTGGGGAGGAGCGCTCCCGCTCCGGCAGGAACTGCGGGCGGTGCCGCCAGGCAACCTCACGCACTCCTGCGTCCAGCACGAGCCAGTCACCGGGGTCGGCGACATCAAGCGTGCTCTGAAGCGGCGCACCTTCCGCGAGCCGCTTCGCTGCCGCTGTCCCGTCCTCGATGTCCTCAAGCATTCCCGCCCCTCCAGCAGTCGTACCAGGTGATCGTAGGAGGCGGGGTTCGCGTAGGGCACGCGAAATATAGCCCGTGATCGCCGAGGACCGCCGCTCGGCACCCCGCCCACCAGAAGCCGAACGCGGTGACATCGCCCCTGCTTCGCTTGCCG from Streptomyces formicae includes these protein-coding regions:
- a CDS encoding transposase, translated to MAGVITASEPSWIAPFTGLSPRQFGKLITALRREGADPVRKGRPWSLPLEDRVLLVAAYWRTNLTLRQLAPLFGVSKSAADRIVDHLGPTLALQQRKRFRKDTVLIVDGTLVPTRDHTVAEQSKNYRYSTNHQVVIDADTRLVVAVGKPLPGNRNDCKAWELSGAKTAVGNTTVIADGGYRGTGLLIPHRREPGQTELPDWKEEHNASHRKVRARVEHAFARMKTWKILRDCRLKGDGVHHAILGIARLHNLTLTG
- the tap gene encoding telomere-associated protein Tap codes for the protein MSEMFDAVDALVASRSPLPPAAERKRLRVAHGLTLDAVAAALKVRRATVSGWESLTKPTEPRGPEREAYARLLQQLAEFYPAPQEPAVPVPATFTGSTAPEPETAAPVEAPAAPAVPERPARPAVRAATSRRPAAKKAAKSAVDPRFPHGPLAVLDGDGSAYGIDGIVLDCPATTIPELVEWTLKESGLGAVKLHRNGKDSDPLIVLTAAAAVKLGLPERLEGHEQRRSLRLPEDHPVVKQVTRAKWKLTQRGFGPWARIYRPAQAGQRQCVQLAVMSWDALDSRSWPGVAEMEPADVARGLGVYAQRVITPRGSTAVSGLELMTALRPPTKAVQDPATGNWISGHNPGSLGTEPMDPAPPEATPEHPVVVNSGWTGGFLDEEAYQWVRDIDLLTGEDTTLPYAVGLDLNTAFLASAARLTVGLSGPEHFYQPQFNPKIPGSWLVDLSHIQLDPRLPSPFTPSGDRPTGPAWYQTHTVAYAQELGYDVHPIEAYLRRQTGAYLDPWHDRLKTAYVDTLADLGVTKDLDDAEFLTAMERHKDVEPALSAVLAAIKATVKGGVGKLRERPQGRHYKQGERWPALERPTWRPDIRAAVISKARVNMHRKMVKMAEFTGLYPLAVLSDCVVYPSPGKSPLDFLPYSASGKPIPGAFRLGPTPGLAKVEGVQEMAWAVDLMEQGLNPARHIKGGDAVLDEGE